The sequence GGAAGCTCGCTGGATCGACCCCACCGGTGGTCGCTACGACGAAGGCATCTTCGTCCCCGAAGGCGTCGAGCGCGGCGTGCACGATCGCGCCGTCGTCCTGGTACTCGCTGGAACAAGCGACGAGGATGAGCGGCCTGTCCACGCGGTCGAGCCATTCCGGGCGCGCCGATGGCGGCTCGAAGAGCCCCGGTCCGACCATCACCACGCTCGCAGGGCGCGCCGAACAAGCGTATTCGAACGGCTCGGATGTATAATACAAGATGCGCGGCGCCGCCCTGCCCTGCTCCAGCATGTCCGCGAGCCCGGGGAGACCGACCCGCGCGCGCACGCCGTTCATCCGCGCGAGGTTCTGGTTCATCAGGCGGTGCACGATCTTGCCGGCCACGAAGTCCCGCGCGCGCCCGAGGAGGTCGCCCCGCGGCGCGAGCCCGGGACCGAACGGCGGGAGGCCGGGGAGGCGCCAAGGCAGGAAGTACGGCATGAAGAGCGCCCACGGCAGCCCTGAACGCTCCGCGACGGCGCTCGCGCCCCAGCAGTTGAAGTCCACGAGCAGGGCGTCCGGTCGCTCCGCGGCGAGCGCCGCCTCGAGGTCTGGGATCTCGTGCTCCGCGCGCGCCACGAACACCCGCGCGGCGCGGTCGAGGCCGTCCCCGGCCGACTTGGCGCGGTGATCGTCGTGGGGGATGGCCTCGATCGAGCCCGCGATCGCGCGCGCGCGGAGCCCCGCCGCCGCGACACGCGGGTGCCTCGTCCGCCAGCGTGAGGAGCACGACTTCATGCCCGCGGCGCGCGACCTCGAGCAGCGTGGGCATGACCGGGAAGAGGTGCCCCCGCGCCGGCGACGTGTAGCAGAGGAGCTTCGCCATCACTCGCTCGCCGTCCCGAGAATCCCCGCCACCGTCCCGCGAACGGCGCGCTCCGCCTCGGCGCGGGACAGCGCGAGATCGCGACGCAGAATCTTCCACACGTAGACGTCGCAGACGGCGACCAGCTGACCCCGGAGGACCGCTCGGGCGCGCCCGCGTCGGAGGGTGAGGTCGGCGGCGAAGACGCGCTCGATCCACGCCACGTGGGTGGCGCGGCCACGGCGCGTGATCGCCGCGATCTCCTCGAGGCTGTCTTCCTGGGCCAGGAGCCGGAGCGCCACGTCGGCCCAGGCCTCGTAGTGGTCGAAGAGGTTGGCGATGGCGCCAGGGGTGTCGCCGGGGGTGGCCTCCTGGCGCTGTGCTTCGACGCGGGCCTGCCCGTCCGCGGCAGCAGCGGCGAGGAGACCCGACTTGGAGCCGAAGCGCCGGAGCAAGGTCTGCAGCGTGACGCCGGCACGTTCGGCCACCAGCTCGAGCGTGAGCTCGTGGAATGGACGCTCGACGAACAGCGCCTGCGTCGCGGCGATGAGCTGCTGCGCGGTGCGTTCCGCGGCGGCAGCCCGTGCGGTCATCTTGTAGGGGCGCGACATTTGATGATAGTAACACTATCACCAAATTGAGGAGACGCAAGAACCTTGCCCCTCCCGCCAAAGAGGACTAAATTCAGTCCCATGGACAGGTCAACAAATGGCCCCACTTCCGCCCTGCAGATTGCGCAGGACATCGTCCCCATTGGCGAGCTGAAGGCCCACCTCTCCGAGAAGATCCGGGCGCTCCGGGGCAGACGGCGTCCGCTCGTGGTTACGCAGAACGGGAGGGCGGCGGCGGTCCTGCTCGCGCCCGAAGAATTCGACCGACTGACGACCCAAGCGCGCTTCGTTGCGGCCGTTCAGGACGGGCTCGGCGATCTCGACGCGGGTCGAGTCGTCAGCGACGAGGACCTCGGCCGTCGCCTCGACGCGCGCTTCGGCGCGGCGGGCAAGCCCACCAAGAAGAAGTGATTCGCTGGACCGAGCGCGCAGCCGCCGATCTGATGGCCATCGGCGAGTACATCGGGGCCGACAACCCCACCGCCGCCCGCGCGTGGGTCGAGAAACTCAGGCAGCGCGCAGTGAAGGCCTCGATGGTGCCGCGCACGGGCCGAGTCGTGCCGGAGATCGCACGCGACGACGTGCGCGAGGTCTTCCAGCGCACGTACCGCATCGTCTACCGAGTCGTCGATGACGGCATTGTCGTGCTCACCGTGTTCGAGGGGCACCGCCTTCTGGGCAAGCTCGATCCCGACCAAGGCTGAGCGCGAGGAAACTGTGCAGCGGTTACCGTAACCGCTGCGCGGACCCCACTTCGCGCGAGTGATCGGGGGAGCGCAAACTGCACCCATTCAGCCGAAACACTGAGCCTTGCACCGAACTGCGATTTGCACCCATCTCATTCCCGGTGCACTACGTGCGTCGACTTAGCCGACAGAAGAAATCGGTAGAGGGAGAATGAAAGCCCTTCGGGTAGGTATGCCGGCACTTCGCGGGTCTGCCCGTCTTGCATGTGCAGAATGAGAGAGCGACTCACCGGATCTTTGGATGGAAGGTCTACTCGGCGCATTTCGGAAAAAGCGACAAACTGTCGTGGCCTGCCGTCGGAACCGATAACAACGAGCCCGCTTTCGCAAATGACAAGGGCGTCCCGCGGATCCCCAAAGCAGTTCTCAAGAACTCCGACAGCATCATCAGGCACACACCCCTTCGCGCCTTCCCACCACGCAGGCCGCTCCCCGTGCGTGAGTGCGTAGTAATTTTCTAGCCCGCGGACGGCGCCGTTCGAAACGGTACGCCTTCGGAAGTTTCGACTTGCGTGGATCGCGATCGGAACGCTCATATTGGTCCCTCGAAGAACATTGTTCCGTTAGTTCGCAGTTGAAACCCAAGCGCCTTCAGCAAAGGTTGCAGCCTTCCCGTTGGCTCGATAATCCTGGTGGTCTCGATTCTTAGTCCCGTAGCGCCCTCTGCGCGCGCGGCGTTCTTCAGTGCACCGAATACCCGAAGGCCTGCGCTACCAAGGCCACCCGGACTGCCCAAGTACGCTACTTTTGCTATCGCCTGACCGTTCTTGACGGACATCGTACCTTCGACAATCGCATCGGTTCCGGCGAGCCCCATATCCGCCGCGGTCAACGCCCGTGGCGCAATAGTTACTCCCTCGGCCGCCGCCCCCTCAGCCGCCGCCGCCTTCGCCGCCGCTCCCCCGGCAGCCCCAGCGGTCGCCACGGCCTGGACAGCCGCGACCCCAAGCGCCACCACGCCCCGGGTTACGTCGCCTTCCCCACGATTCGCGATGGGAATCTTCGTGTGACGTTCCACAGCCTCGGCGGCTTCCGAGACCCCAATCGAGCGGCCGGTGTAGAAGTGGATCGCCTTTTGCGCGCTCCCAAGCCCGGATATCTGTACCTGCGACTCGATCCCCTGCCTCACGACCTCGTTCACGGCGTGGAGCGGTACGTCCGGGAGATGATAGCTGTACCCTCGGAACCGTAGCGCACCCTGGGTATCCGGAACCAGCGCGCGTACGACGTCACGTCCGGTGAGGCGGTCGATCCGTGCGTCGTGCGCAGCGACCCTCGGGTCCACAGGCCGCTCGGCGACTTCGGCCGTGGGTTGTGACGCTGGCGGCGCCGGTGACGGCGCCGGCGCCTCCCCCTCCACAACAACCTCGTCCGTCTCTTGCGTGCCATCGGGCAGCATCCGCGACAACCCCCACGGGTCCACCGCCGACATCGTTCGCCCCGACACGTAGGCGTACGGGTTCGGGTCCGCGCCCCAGCCGTGCACGGTCAGCGGATCCGGGCTTATCCACCGTCGGAGGTTCGTGCTCAGATAACGCGCACCGAAATAGGTCAGACCCACTTCGATGTCTTCCTCCTTCCCGGTGAAGCGCATGTCTTCGCGGAACGCGCCCCAGCGCTCGGGTCGGTAGTCGGACTCCACAACGCCGTTCGCGTCGTACGTGATCTTCTCGACCACCTCCCCGGTCTCCTGGTCGAGCATGACCGACGCCGAGCCGAGCTGGTCTCCGAGCTCGATGAGCAGGCGCGGGTGGGGCCCAGGCGCCCCGGGAAGTGAGGCGTTCCCGTACACGACTCTGCCAAACCGGCCGAAGGTGATCGCCTCGTTCTCTGCCGTGGTCACATAGTCGCCGTCCTCGAACGCGGCTCGGTTTACGCGAAGCGAGCCGAACACCTCGAGCGTGTGCGCGTCGCCAGAGGGCTCTACAGACGTCTTCAGCGTGCGCTGACCGCCAGAGTACGCGTACGTGAGCTCGTACGCGGGCGGGCTCACCGCCGGCTCCGGGTGCCGCGGCGTGGCGTCGTCCACGACCGGGAGGTCCCAACGACGGGCGCGGGCGAGCTGGCCCACCTCGTCCCATTCGTAGGCAAAGCGCTGGTTGCACGGCAGCGACGCCTCGCACGCCGCCCCGGGCCGATGAACGAACACGTCCACCATGTTCCCGGCCGCGTCGTACTTCACCTGCGCCGCGTCGGTGGCGACGAGGCGGGTGGGGTGTGACGCGTCGTGCTGCTGGACGCCCTGCGACCTGGACGCGTGCCGCGACGACGCGCGCGGGCTCGTCCAGCGCCGCCGGGGCACAGACTTCGTCCCACAGCGCGCGGCCGAGGCGGGAGCGCGACGAGCCTCTCCTCGTGCTTCCCCCGGCCGAGGCAGCCTTCGACTCGCGGCGAGCGCCGCGCGCGGGCTTCGCGGGCGTCCTCGCCCTCGTGCCTGTGGCTGCCGCCCACGGCCCGCGCCTCGCGACCGCACGCTGGCCTCGGCGCCACGGACGCCACCGACGGCGCTCTCCCCGCAGCTCGTCACCCGCCCTCCCGACGGGCTACCCGTGCTCTCCGACTCCCCTTCGCCATCGCCCCCGGACCGTACCATCTCTCGCGGACCTTGCCGCTCCGACGCGGGGCCGCGCGCTGCCAGTCCACGTCCCGCGTGGACCTCCGTTCGAGTCTAAGCTTCCGCGAGGTACGTCCAGAAGTCCGCGATCCCAACGCGAAGATCGAGCAGGTTCTCTTCGGGCTCGTCGTGCCACCAGACGTAGACGGCACCGTCCTCGGAGCGGCAATCGACGAGGAACAAGTTGCCCCCGCCATCGACCGCGAACGGGAAGAGATACGGTGGATGAATCTCTCGCTCTTGAACCAGTGACCGATACGCGCCCATCGCAGAGAGACCGCGGCTCTCCGCCCGAAGCGGTAGACATTCGAAAATCGCCACCGTCGTGGCCCCGCGACGGAAGATGTACGCGTCCGGCACGCTGCCGTTTGCGCGCAAGTAGTGCTCCCGAAGACCCGGCGGGAACCGAAGGCCGATTTCCGCCTCTGCCGACGACAGCGCCTCGCGGGTCAGGGGTGTTCGCGAGCTCTCGAACCTCATCACGCGTACCGGCCCCCATCCACTTCAACCACTGCGCCATCGCCGCCGACATGCGGAGCGTACCCCCTCACTCCTTGGGCACGCGCCGTGTCCCCGCGATCACCTCGGCGCGCAGCGCCTCGACGCGGGTCACCACCTCGGGCGTCAGGCGCGAGGCGTGGGGTCCCTCGTGCACCCAGTCGACGCCGCCCTCACGGAGCCCGAACACGCGCATCCCCGGGCGAAATTGCCGCTCCTTCACGTCGCGCACCACGTCGAACACCGCCACGTCGACCCGCTTGACCATGCTCGTCGCCACCACCCCGGGCATGTCGTCGTGCTGGTCGGAGTCGACGCCGACCGCGAGCACCTTCGCCTCCCGGGCCGCTTCGAAGACCCCGTGCCCGCTCGCGCCGGACGCGTGGTACACGACGTCGGCGCCGCTCGCGATCTGCGTGGCCGCGAGCACCTTCGCCTTCGCGGGATCGTGGTACGCCTCGGGCGTCGAACCAATGTATCCTGCATGCACCTGGCAGCGCGGGCAGGTGGCGAGCACGCCGGCCTCGTACCCCGCCTCGAACTTGCGGATGAGCGGCCCGGCCATGCCGCCCGTGAAGCCCACGTGCCCGGTGCGCGACAAGAGCCCCGCAGCGGCCCCCACGAGGAACGAGCCCTCCTCCTCGCGAAACGCGAGGGCGGCCAGGTTCGGCGGGAGCGGGCCGCCGCGCGGCGCGTAGTCGACGCACGCGAAGGGCACCTTCGGGTACGCCGCCGCCACGGTGTCCACGTCGCTCGAGAAGATGAAGCCGACGCCGATCACGACGTCGACACCGCGCGCCGCGAAGAGGCGGAGCGCGGCCTCGCGATCCTCCGCGCCGGAGGGCTCGACGAAGCTCACCTCGGCGCCCAGCTCACGCTCGGCCCGCGCGAGCCCCTCGTACGCGGCGTCGTTGAAGCTCTTGTCGCCGCGCCCCCCCACGTCGAAGACGAGCCCCACGCGGACCGCGCCGGGCGTCGCGACCCGCGTCGCCGCGCGCGACGGGAGGAAGGTCACCGCGACGGCGACCGCCGCGAGGCCGGCCATGAGCCACCGCCCCGCCGTCGCCGCCGCGCCCCTCGTGCGCCTCACGCGGGTTCCTTCGCCTCGCCCTTTGGACCGGCCACCTCGAGCGAGGCGCGGTAGGCGCGGCGCGCCTGCTCGAGCCCGCGGCCGTCGCCCTTGGAGTCGACCTCGATGAAGATCTTGCGCATGCGCGGCAGCTCGGCGCGGATGACGCGCTCGATCTCGTTCGTGGTCTCCTCGACCTCCTCGACCGTCGCCCCGGGCCGAAAGGCGAGCTTCATCGCGAGGATGACCACCTCGGGCCCCACGTGCAGGGTGAGCACCTGCGTGACCCGCGAGACGCCCTCGACCGACTCGGTGAGGGCCAGCGCGTGCCCCTGCTCCTCGGGTGTCGCGCTCGAGCCGATGAGCAGCGCGTGCGTCAGCTTCGAGAGCCCCACGGCCACGCCGCAGAGGAGCACGCCGATGAGGATGCTCCCGATGGCGTCGAAGCCCTGCCACCCGGTGATGCCCGTGAGGAGCACCGCCACGAAGGCGAGGGTGAGGCCCACGAGCGCCGTGGTGTCCTCCGCGAGCACGAGGGGGATCGTGGGATCGCGCGCCTCGCGGAGCGCCACGCGCACGGGCTTGCCCTTGGCGAGCACCTTGAACTCCGCCCACGCGACGCGGAAGCTCATGGCCTCGAACGCGAGCGACACGCCGAGCACGCCGTAGCTCCACAGCCGGGAGCCGGACTGGGGCTCGGGGTGCCGCAGGTGCGCGACCCCCTCGAAGACCGCGAACGCGCCGCCCACCGAGAAGAGCATGAGCGCCACGAGGAGCGGCCAGAAGTACTTCTCTCCCTCGCGACCGAACGCGAAGCGCTCGTCAGCGGGGCGGGCGGCGAGGCGCATGCCGAGGAGCAAGAGGCCCTGGTTGCCCGTGTCGGCGAGCGAGTGCACCGCCTCGGCGAGCGTGGCCGTGGAGTCCGACAGGTACGCCGCCCCGAACTTGCACACGGTGATGGCGAGGTTGCCCGCCAGCGCCGCGACGACGACCTTCTTGCTGTCCGCCTCGCTCATCGGTCCGCCTCCCGCTCCGGGGCTCTCACGGTGCAGGGCGCTCGGCGCGCTCGGCCGTAATCCGCTGAAAACTTTAACAGATTCATGTACTTCGTCGCTCTTAGAGGGCGGGCTTCCCGAGGTAGGCGACCGTGACCCTCGCCCTCGCCGACTGGAGAAAGTCGTTCGCCGCGAGGCGGAGCCGCTCCTGCACCAGCCA comes from Myxococcales bacterium and encodes:
- a CDS encoding glycosyltransferase, translated to MKSCSSRWRTRHPRVAAAGLRARAIAGSIEAIPHDDHRAKSAGDGLDRAARVFVARAEHEIPDLEAALAAERPDALLVDFNCWGASAVAERSGLPWALFMPYFLPWRLPGLPPFGPGLAPRGDLLGRARDFVAGKIVHRLMNQNLARMNGVRARVGLPGLADMLEQGRAAPRILYYTSEPFEYACSARPASVVMVGPGLFEPPSARPEWLDRVDRPLILVACSSEYQDDGAIVHAALDAFGDEDAFVVATTGGVDPASFRPRARANVRVERFVAHGPLLERAACVVCHGGMGITQKALAASVPVCVVPFGRDQLEVARHVEVARAGVRIDRRSLTPARLRAAVHAAMALNEGAGRVAAGFRAAGGAARAASELEQLMAARTDRWH
- a CDS encoding TetR/AcrR family transcriptional regulator; the encoded protein is MSRPYKMTARAAAAERTAQQLIAATQALFVERPFHELTLELVAERAGVTLQTLLRRFGSKSGLLAAAAADGQARVEAQRQEATPGDTPGAIANLFDHYEAWADVALRLLAQEDSLEEIAAITRRGRATHVAWIERVFAADLTLRRGRARAVLRGQLVAVCDVYVWKILRRDLALSRAEAERAVRGTVAGILGTASE
- a CDS encoding type II toxin-antitoxin system Phd/YefM family antitoxin, whose product is MDRSTNGPTSALQIAQDIVPIGELKAHLSEKIRALRGRRRPLVVTQNGRAAAVLLAPEEFDRLTTQARFVAAVQDGLGDLDAGRVVSDEDLGRRLDARFGAAGKPTKKK
- a CDS encoding type II toxin-antitoxin system RelE/ParE family toxin, translating into MAIGEYIGADNPTAARAWVEKLRQRAVKASMVPRTGRVVPEIARDDVREVFQRTYRIVYRVVDDGIVVLTVFEGHRLLGKLDPDQG
- a CDS encoding RHS repeat-associated core domain-containing protein — its product is MKYDAAGNMVDVFVHRPGAACEASLPCNQRFAYEWDEVGQLARARRWDLPVVDDATPRHPEPAVSPPAYELTYAYSGGQRTLKTSVEPSGDAHTLEVFGSLRVNRAAFEDGDYVTTAENEAITFGRFGRVVYGNASLPGAPGPHPRLLIELGDQLGSASVMLDQETGEVVEKITYDANGVVESDYRPERWGAFREDMRFTGKEEDIEVGLTYFGARYLSTNLRRWISPDPLTVHGWGADPNPYAYVSGRTMSAVDPWGLSRMLPDGTQETDEVVVEGEAPAPSPAPPASQPTAEVAERPVDPRVAAHDARIDRLTGRDVVRALVPDTQGALRFRGYSYHLPDVPLHAVNEVVRQGIESQVQISGLGSAQKAIHFYTGRSIGVSEAAEAVERHTKIPIANRGEGDVTRGVVALGVAAVQAVATAGAAGGAAAKAAAAEGAAAEGVTIAPRALTAADMGLAGTDAIVEGTMSVKNGQAIAKVAYLGSPGGLGSAGLRVFGALKNAARAEGATGLRIETTRIIEPTGRLQPLLKALGFQLRTNGTMFFEGPI
- a CDS encoding SMI1/KNR4 family protein; translated protein: MRFESSRTPLTREALSSAEAEIGLRFPPGLREHYLRANGSVPDAYIFRRGATTVAIFECLPLRAESRGLSAMGAYRSLVQEREIHPPYLFPFAVDGGGNLFLVDCRSEDGAVYVWWHDEPEENLLDLRVGIADFWTYLAEA
- a CDS encoding BMP family ABC transporter substrate-binding protein; this translates as MAGLAAVAVAVTFLPSRAATRVATPGAVRVGLVFDVGGRGDKSFNDAAYEGLARAERELGAEVSFVEPSGAEDREAALRLFAARGVDVVIGVGFIFSSDVDTVAAAYPKVPFACVDYAPRGGPLPPNLAALAFREEEGSFLVGAAAGLLSRTGHVGFTGGMAGPLIRKFEAGYEAGVLATCPRCQVHAGYIGSTPEAYHDPAKAKVLAATQIASGADVVYHASGASGHGVFEAAREAKVLAVGVDSDQHDDMPGVVATSMVKRVDVAVFDVVRDVKERQFRPGMRVFGLREGGVDWVHEGPHASRLTPEVVTRVEALRAEVIAGTRRVPKE
- a CDS encoding cation diffusion facilitator family transporter, with product MSEADSKKVVVAALAGNLAITVCKFGAAYLSDSTATLAEAVHSLADTGNQGLLLLGMRLAARPADERFAFGREGEKYFWPLLVALMLFSVGGAFAVFEGVAHLRHPEPQSGSRLWSYGVLGVSLAFEAMSFRVAWAEFKVLAKGKPVRVALREARDPTIPLVLAEDTTALVGLTLAFVAVLLTGITGWQGFDAIGSILIGVLLCGVAVGLSKLTHALLIGSSATPEEQGHALALTESVEGVSRVTQVLTLHVGPEVVILAMKLAFRPGATVEEVEETTNEIERVIRAELPRMRKIFIEVDSKGDGRGLEQARRAYRASLEVAGPKGEAKEPA